A stretch of Methylogaea oryzae DNA encodes these proteins:
- a CDS encoding efflux RND transporter periplasmic adaptor subunit: MKIVTEYAPRAAQRYRHAVRPLALIAALATAAPAHAAPLIPITADQAAKLDIRTAKPRPAGATPLLSASARVVVPPGREFMVSATHAGLVSRIDVAVGDTVTKGQVLAQMASPAFLTLQREALQASHEHHLADSLLNRDQKLLAEGAIPKRRWDETRTLHDKNSAGDAEVRQVLSIAGMTPAEIDQLFKTQKLTDRLEIRAPVSGTVLERLVTTGERVDQLAALFRVADVSRLWLEIDLPPEQVDKVADGDVARVQGREISARIDSVGKQVLPATHSVVARAEVDNGAQRLYPGQTVGVDILRSGAAAGFRVPAAALARQAGASYVFVRLPQGFEPRTVEFLGQTNGDVVVSGALSEQDDVAVQGVAAIKAKWTESEGGE, from the coding sequence ATGAAAATTGTTACCGAATATGCGCCGCGCGCCGCGCAACGATATCGGCATGCCGTGCGCCCCCTGGCGCTGATCGCCGCCCTGGCGACGGCCGCCCCGGCCCATGCGGCGCCCCTTATTCCCATCACGGCCGATCAAGCCGCCAAGCTGGATATCCGCACCGCCAAGCCGCGCCCGGCCGGAGCCACGCCGTTGCTGTCCGCCTCCGCGCGGGTGGTGGTGCCGCCGGGGCGTGAATTCATGGTCAGCGCCACTCACGCCGGCCTGGTCAGCCGCATCGATGTGGCCGTGGGCGACACAGTGACCAAAGGCCAGGTATTGGCGCAAATGGCCAGCCCGGCCTTCCTCACCTTGCAACGGGAGGCCCTCCAGGCGTCCCACGAGCATCATTTGGCCGACAGCCTGCTAAACCGCGACCAGAAGCTGCTGGCCGAGGGCGCCATTCCCAAACGCCGCTGGGACGAAACCCGCACCCTGCACGACAAGAACTCCGCCGGCGACGCGGAAGTGCGCCAAGTGCTATCCATTGCCGGCATGACGCCCGCCGAAATCGACCAGCTGTTCAAGACCCAAAAACTGACCGACCGGCTGGAAATCCGGGCGCCGGTGTCCGGCACGGTGCTGGAACGGCTGGTGACCACCGGCGAGCGGGTGGATCAGCTCGCCGCCCTATTCCGCGTGGCCGACGTGAGCCGCTTATGGCTGGAAATCGACCTGCCGCCGGAACAAGTCGACAAAGTGGCCGACGGCGACGTGGCGCGCGTGCAAGGCCGCGAAATCAGCGCCCGCATCGACAGCGTCGGCAAACAGGTGCTGCCCGCCACCCACAGCGTGGTGGCGCGGGCGGAAGTGGACAACGGCGCCCAGCGCCTCTACCCCGGCCAAACCGTCGGGGTGGACATCCTCCGCTCCGGCGCAGCCGCCGGCTTCCGCGTTCCCGCCGCCGCCCTGGCCCGGCAAGCCGGCGCCAGCTATGTCTTCGTGCGCCTGCCGCAGGGATTCGAACCGCGCACCGTCGAGTTCCTGGGGCAAACCAACGGCGACGTGGTGGTGAGCGGCGCCCTAAGCGAACAAGACGACGTGGCAGTGCAAGGCGTTGCCGCCATCAAAGCCAAATGGACGGAAAGCGAGGGCGGCGAATAG
- a CDS encoding TolC family protein, translating into MFIKLRHLPALSLSVFLGASPFCATADSNHAAIEHYDQLISDPGLNLKQLVDIATEVYPKLAVAGAMEEEAGALKRRGDSWMPGYPQLYAQYIDDSLSRDRGIKQVQTGIQMPLWMWGQKAAGQHLAEQAATNAAEFQRALRYEVAGLVRELLWEISLAESRYHLAKQVYDLSTRLTDTVRLRVDAGDLARADLLLAQSDNLEKLNAFTETEANLMHARQAYINLTRQERIPGAYDEQRSPRTDIGGDHPALAAASTAVERARAELEWVKKSKQGNQPTVLVGTQHDWFQRGQARDDSTNLVVQVPFGGSDYNAPVEADANVKLSHAIADRDLLARQLERSLHEAKHHLEVDKAQLGVAVERKKLAERHFEISRTSFEAGEMELLDLLKIESAARTAIRDAELLAIQLKRDTARYNQVVGEMP; encoded by the coding sequence ATGTTCATCAAACTCCGGCACTTGCCGGCGCTGTCACTCAGCGTTTTTCTCGGGGCGTCGCCTTTCTGCGCCACGGCGGACAGCAACCATGCCGCCATCGAACACTACGACCAATTGATCAGCGACCCCGGGTTAAACCTTAAGCAGCTGGTCGACATCGCCACCGAGGTTTACCCCAAGCTGGCCGTGGCGGGCGCCATGGAGGAAGAAGCCGGCGCCCTCAAACGGCGCGGCGACAGCTGGATGCCCGGTTATCCGCAATTGTACGCCCAGTACATCGACGACTCCCTGAGCCGCGACCGCGGCATCAAGCAAGTCCAGACCGGCATCCAGATGCCGCTGTGGATGTGGGGCCAGAAAGCGGCCGGCCAGCACTTGGCCGAGCAAGCCGCCACCAATGCCGCCGAATTCCAGCGCGCACTGCGTTACGAAGTGGCGGGGCTGGTGCGGGAGCTGTTGTGGGAGATCAGCCTGGCGGAAAGCCGTTACCACTTGGCCAAGCAGGTATACGACTTGTCCACCCGGCTGACGGACACCGTGCGGCTGCGAGTCGATGCCGGCGATTTGGCGCGCGCCGACTTGCTGCTGGCGCAAAGCGACAACCTGGAAAAGCTCAATGCCTTCACGGAAACGGAGGCCAACCTAATGCACGCGCGCCAAGCCTACATCAACCTCACGCGGCAGGAGCGCATACCGGGCGCTTACGACGAGCAGCGCAGCCCGCGCACCGACATCGGCGGCGACCACCCGGCCCTCGCGGCAGCCTCCACCGCCGTGGAGCGGGCCCGCGCCGAACTGGAATGGGTGAAAAAGTCCAAGCAAGGCAACCAGCCCACCGTTCTGGTGGGCACCCAGCACGACTGGTTCCAGCGGGGCCAGGCGCGCGACGACTCCACCAACCTAGTGGTGCAAGTGCCCTTCGGCGGCAGCGACTACAACGCGCCGGTGGAAGCGGACGCCAACGTCAAGCTCAGCCACGCCATCGCCGACCGCGACCTGTTGGCACGCCAGCTCGAACGGTCCCTGCACGAAGCGAAACACCACCTGGAAGTGGACAAGGCGCAACTGGGGGTGGCCGTGGAGCGCAAGAAGCTGGCCGAGCGGCATTTCGAAATCAGCCGTACCAGCTTCGAAGCCGGCGAAATGGAGCTGCTGGACTTGCTCAAAATCGAATCCGCCGCCCGCACCGCCATCCGCGACGCCGAGCTGCTGGCCATTCAATTGAAACGCGACACCGCCCGTTACAACCAGGTGGTGGGGGAAATGCCATGA
- a CDS encoding heme lyase CcmF/NrfE family subunit, translating to MIAELGHFCLVMALLMAGVQAVFPLWGAANGNGLWMALGKPAARSQAMFLLAAFGCLVYGFAGNDFSVAYVAENSNSDLPTYYRIAATWSAHEGSMLLWAVILGLWTVAVTIFSRTLSDDFLARVLGVMGLVSMGVLSFILFTSNPFGRMFPPAPDGADLNPLLQDFGLTVHPPMLYIGYVGLAVAFAFAIAALLSGNLDSAWARWSRPWTLVAWMFLTFGITLGSWWAYYELGWGGWWFWDPVENASFMPWLVATALIHSLAVTEKRGAFKAWTVLLAIFAFSLSLMGMFLVRSGVLTSVHAFASDPARGLFILVFLGLTVGGSLALYAWKLPAVKEHVHYEFASRENLLLVNNLLLVVAAASILLGTLYPLILDALHLGKISVGPPYFSAVFTPLMAPIFLLAGLAPMVGWRSAELGKIARRLRWVAPVSLAVGIALAAICFKPVELKAMAALAMALWLAATALISFYSRVGLRDSLKDGLRLQSAGFYGMTVAHIGLAVFLAGVAVSSLYSQEKTVRLAPGETAELGGYAFRFDGVEAAPGPNYVAQQGRFTVSRDGQTVAELHPEKRRYNVRGNTMTEAAIDPSLSRDLYVALGEPLGDNAWSVRLYHKPMIRWIWLGGLVMMAGGLLAALDRRYRLAKALVAGRASATASPAGRPV from the coding sequence ATGATCGCCGAACTGGGCCACTTCTGTCTGGTCATGGCTTTGCTCATGGCCGGCGTGCAAGCCGTATTTCCCTTGTGGGGCGCGGCCAACGGCAACGGGCTATGGATGGCCCTGGGCAAGCCGGCCGCCCGCTCCCAAGCCATGTTCTTGTTGGCCGCTTTCGGCTGCCTGGTGTACGGCTTCGCCGGCAACGACTTCTCCGTGGCCTACGTCGCCGAAAACTCCAACTCGGACCTGCCCACCTACTACCGCATCGCCGCCACCTGGAGCGCCCACGAAGGCTCCATGCTGCTGTGGGCGGTGATCCTCGGCCTGTGGACGGTGGCGGTGACCATCTTCAGCCGCACGCTGAGCGACGACTTCCTCGCCCGCGTGCTGGGCGTGATGGGGCTGGTGAGCATGGGCGTGCTGAGCTTCATCCTGTTCACCTCCAATCCGTTCGGGCGAATGTTCCCGCCCGCCCCGGACGGCGCCGACTTGAACCCGCTGTTGCAAGACTTCGGCCTCACCGTGCACCCACCCATGCTCTACATCGGCTACGTGGGGCTGGCGGTGGCTTTCGCTTTCGCCATCGCGGCGCTGCTGTCCGGCAACCTGGACTCGGCCTGGGCGCGCTGGTCGCGGCCCTGGACCCTGGTGGCCTGGATGTTCCTCACTTTCGGCATCACCCTGGGCTCCTGGTGGGCATACTACGAACTGGGCTGGGGCGGCTGGTGGTTCTGGGATCCGGTGGAGAATGCGTCTTTCATGCCCTGGCTGGTGGCCACCGCGCTGATTCACTCCCTGGCGGTCACGGAAAAGCGCGGCGCCTTCAAGGCCTGGACCGTGCTGCTGGCAATCTTCGCCTTTTCCCTGAGCCTGATGGGCATGTTCCTGGTGCGCTCCGGCGTGCTCACTTCGGTGCACGCTTTCGCCTCTGACCCGGCCCGCGGCCTGTTCATCCTGGTGTTCCTCGGTTTGACGGTGGGCGGCTCCCTGGCCCTCTACGCCTGGAAGCTGCCGGCAGTGAAGGAGCACGTGCACTACGAATTCGCATCCCGCGAAAACCTGTTGCTGGTCAACAACCTGCTGTTGGTGGTGGCCGCCGCCAGCATCCTGCTGGGCACGCTCTACCCGCTGATTTTGGACGCCTTGCACCTGGGAAAGATTTCCGTGGGCCCGCCCTATTTCAGCGCCGTGTTCACCCCGCTGATGGCGCCGATATTCCTGCTGGCGGGACTCGCCCCCATGGTGGGCTGGCGCTCGGCCGAGCTGGGCAAGATCGCCCGCCGCTTGCGCTGGGTCGCGCCGGTCAGCCTGGCGGTCGGCATCGCCTTGGCGGCCATCTGCTTCAAACCGGTGGAATTGAAAGCCATGGCCGCGCTGGCGATGGCCCTGTGGCTGGCGGCCACCGCGCTCATTTCTTTCTATAGCCGGGTCGGCTTGCGCGACTCGCTCAAGGACGGCCTGCGCCTGCAATCCGCCGGCTTCTACGGCATGACCGTGGCCCACATCGGCCTGGCGGTGTTCCTGGCCGGCGTCGCCGTGTCGTCCCTCTACAGCCAGGAAAAAACCGTGCGCCTGGCACCGGGCGAGACGGCGGAACTGGGCGGCTACGCCTTCCGCTTCGACGGGGTGGAAGCCGCCCCCGGCCCCAACTACGTGGCCCAGCAGGGCCGCTTCACGGTGAGCCGCGACGGGCAAACGGTCGCCGAACTGCACCCGGAAAAGCGCCGCTACAACGTACGCGGCAACACCATGACCGAAGCCGCCATCGACCCCAGCCTGTCCCGCGACCTTTACGTCGCCCTGGGCGAGCCCCTGGGCGACAACGCCTGGAGCGTGCGCCTCTACCACAAGCCCATGATCCGCTGGATCTGGCTGGGCGGCTTGGTGATGATGGCGGGCGGGCTGCTCGCCGCGTTGGACCGGCGCTACCGCCTGGCCAAAGCGCTGGTGGCCGGGCGTGCGAGCGCGACAGCCAGCCCCGCCGGTCGGCCGGTTTGA
- the ccmE gene encoding cytochrome c maturation protein CcmE: protein MKNLTPRQRRMVWVGLLIAGVAVAAFLALTAFQKNLLYFYTPSQIAAGEAPKGYPFRVGGLVEQGSVQRDPQSLLVRFTVSDGKASVPIAYTGILPDLFREGQGIIAMGQLDDANVFQASEVLAKHDENYMPPEVADSLKKNGQMPTTYKDYQK, encoded by the coding sequence ATGAAGAATTTAACCCCCCGCCAGCGCCGCATGGTTTGGGTGGGGCTGTTGATCGCCGGCGTCGCCGTCGCCGCCTTCCTGGCCCTAACCGCGTTCCAGAAAAATCTGCTGTATTTCTACACGCCCAGCCAGATCGCGGCGGGCGAGGCGCCCAAAGGCTATCCGTTCCGCGTCGGCGGCCTGGTGGAGCAAGGCAGCGTGCAGCGCGACCCGCAAAGCCTATTGGTGCGTTTCACCGTCAGCGACGGCAAGGCCAGCGTGCCCATCGCCTACACCGGCATCCTGCCCGACCTGTTCCGCGAAGGCCAGGGCATCATCGCCATGGGCCAGTTGGACGATGCCAACGTGTTCCAGGCCAGCGAAGTGCTGGCCAAGCACGACGAAAACTACATGCCGCCGGAAGTGGCCGACTCCCTGAAAAAGAACGGCCAGATGCCCACCACTTACAAGGACTACCAGAAATGA
- the ccmD gene encoding heme exporter protein CcmD produces the protein MNFETFFHMGGYALYVWTSYGLALAVLAINLILPLRRKAQLLESLERAQRQESRKQAGRTAAEENAA, from the coding sequence ATGAATTTCGAAACGTTCTTCCACATGGGCGGCTACGCCCTCTACGTTTGGACCAGCTACGGGCTGGCTTTAGCCGTGCTGGCGATCAACCTGATCCTGCCGCTGCGCCGCAAGGCCCAGCTACTGGAAAGCCTGGAGCGGGCCCAGCGCCAGGAATCCCGCAAACAGGCCGGCCGAACAGCCGCCGAGGAGAACGCCGCATGA
- a CDS encoding Uma2 family endonuclease — protein MSSVSEKLYTPEEYLALERQAEFKSEYINGRIYAMAGTSRAHNLIVFNLVRELGNQLKGRPCEAYVADMRVKVTPTGLYTYPDVAVACGDIRFDDQHNDTLLNPGVIVEVLSESTEAYDRGEKFAHYRRLASLREYVLVSQDRMRVEHYLRDGEQWILTELNQPETVLELSSIQCGVLLKDIYDKVTLS, from the coding sequence ATGAGCAGCGTTTCCGAAAAACTGTACACGCCGGAGGAATACCTGGCTTTGGAGCGCCAGGCTGAATTCAAGAGCGAATACATCAACGGCCGCATTTACGCCATGGCCGGCACCAGTCGGGCGCACAATCTGATTGTCTTCAACCTTGTCCGCGAATTGGGCAACCAGTTGAAGGGCCGGCCCTGCGAAGCCTATGTGGCCGACATGCGCGTGAAAGTTACTCCCACCGGCCTTTACACCTACCCGGATGTGGCGGTGGCCTGCGGCGACATTCGCTTCGACGACCAGCACAACGACACCTTGCTCAACCCCGGCGTCATCGTCGAAGTGCTGTCGGAAAGCACCGAGGCCTACGACCGCGGCGAAAAATTCGCCCATTACCGCCGCCTCGCATCGTTGCGCGAGTACGTGCTGGTGTCCCAGGACCGCATGCGGGTGGAGCACTATCTACGCGACGGCGAGCAGTGGATACTGACCGAACTGAACCAGCCGGAAACGGTGCTGGAACTGTCGTCGATCCAGTGCGGCGTGTTGCTGAAAGACATTTACGACAAAGTGACCTTGTCATAA
- a CDS encoding heme ABC transporter permease, whose translation MWSFFYKLASPKYFYDLAGKFIPWLGGLAAVCLVAGLYLGLFVAPPDYQQGESYRIMFVHVPSAWMSMFIYTFMAVVSGIAMIWNIKLADVMAQSSAALGASFTFLALATGSLWGKPMWGAWWVWDARLTSELILLFLYLGYIALTNAIEDTRTAGRAGGILILVGVVNIPIIHYSVEWWNTLHQGATVTKIDKPSIHASMLWPLLLMASAFQFYYFTVVLMRARAEVLEREKRSAWVAELLNRRAG comes from the coding sequence ATGTGGTCCTTCTTCTACAAACTCGCCTCCCCCAAATACTTCTACGACCTGGCCGGCAAGTTCATACCCTGGCTGGGCGGACTGGCGGCCGTGTGCTTGGTCGCCGGACTCTACCTAGGCCTGTTCGTAGCCCCGCCCGACTACCAGCAGGGCGAAAGCTACCGCATCATGTTCGTGCACGTGCCCAGCGCCTGGATGTCCATGTTCATCTACACCTTCATGGCGGTGGTGAGCGGCATCGCCATGATCTGGAACATCAAGCTGGCGGACGTGATGGCGCAAAGCTCGGCGGCCCTGGGCGCCTCCTTCACCTTCCTGGCCCTGGCCACCGGCAGCCTGTGGGGCAAACCCATGTGGGGCGCCTGGTGGGTGTGGGACGCGCGGCTGACCTCGGAACTGATCCTGTTGTTCCTGTACCTGGGTTACATCGCCCTCACCAACGCCATCGAAGACACCCGCACGGCGGGCCGGGCCGGCGGCATTTTGATCCTGGTGGGCGTGGTCAACATCCCCATCATCCATTACTCGGTGGAGTGGTGGAACACCCTGCACCAGGGCGCCACTGTGACCAAAATCGACAAGCCCTCCATCCACGCCAGCATGCTGTGGCCGCTGCTGCTGATGGCATCGGCCTTCCAGTTCTACTACTTCACCGTAGTGCTGATGCGGGCGCGGGCGGAAGTGCTGGAGCGGGAGAAGCGCAGCGCTTGGGTGGCGGAGCTGTTGAATCGCCGGGCTGGATAG
- a CDS encoding bile acid:sodium symporter family protein, with product MAMSSNVALRLAEHLHHNLLRYILVAYSVAAVFPEAGLAIRNINFLTISIFDETVQITVPAALLATLLFNAGLGIRVESLFGLVKRPLLLILGLAANLAIPLAFILAISIFMLPWHNPTEVQYILVGLALIASMPIAGSSSAWSQNADGDLALSLGLVILSTCLSPLTTPMALNAAGWVANDVYAQLLNELADHQTKVFLAMFVFLPTTLGIGARRLMREGQWEQAKPLIKPANTMVLLTLIYSNAAVALPQALANPDWDFFAALTAILVLLSVVTFGSGWMIAQGLRVTHTQRAALMFGLGMNNNGTAMVLASTVFSQMPEIMLSIILYNLLQHFAAGIVDRWIIRTPLPLQYGTHA from the coding sequence ATGGCTATGTCTAGCAACGTCGCGCTACGGCTTGCCGAACACCTGCACCACAACCTGCTCCGATACATTCTCGTCGCCTATTCGGTTGCCGCAGTATTTCCCGAAGCCGGCCTGGCCATCCGAAACATCAATTTCCTGACGATTTCGATTTTCGACGAAACCGTTCAAATCACCGTTCCCGCGGCGCTACTGGCGACACTGCTGTTTAACGCCGGCCTGGGCATCCGCGTGGAGAGCTTATTCGGTCTGGTCAAACGTCCTCTCCTGTTGATATTGGGATTGGCGGCCAACCTCGCCATTCCCCTGGCGTTTATTCTTGCCATATCCATATTCATGCTTCCCTGGCACAACCCAACCGAAGTCCAATACATTCTGGTTGGGCTGGCGTTGATCGCCTCCATGCCCATCGCCGGATCCTCCTCGGCGTGGTCGCAGAATGCCGACGGCGATTTGGCCCTAAGCCTGGGACTGGTCATCCTTTCGACCTGCTTGAGCCCGCTGACGACACCGATGGCATTGAATGCAGCCGGCTGGGTAGCAAACGACGTATACGCCCAACTACTGAACGAACTGGCCGATCATCAAACCAAGGTATTTCTGGCGATGTTCGTATTTCTACCCACTACCTTGGGCATCGGTGCCCGCCGGCTGATGCGCGAAGGCCAATGGGAGCAAGCCAAGCCCCTCATAAAGCCGGCCAATACGATGGTCCTTCTCACATTGATCTATTCGAATGCCGCCGTTGCCTTGCCTCAGGCTTTAGCCAATCCCGACTGGGACTTCTTTGCCGCCTTAACCGCCATTCTTGTGTTGCTGAGCGTCGTCACCTTCGGCTCCGGCTGGATGATCGCCCAAGGCTTGCGGGTAACGCATACCCAACGCGCCGCGTTGATGTTCGGGTTGGGCATGAATAACAACGGAACCGCCATGGTGCTGGCATCCACGGTATTCAGCCAAATGCCGGAAATCATGCTGTCGATAATCCTCTACAACCTGCTGCAACACTTTGCCGCCGGTATTGTCGACCGTTGGATCATCCGGACACCTCTGCCTTTGCAATACGGCACACACGCATAA
- the ccmB gene encoding heme exporter protein CcmB has translation MNGTPHAMAALIRRDLLLAFRHRGELANPLLFFAMIVTLYPLGVSPDPELLRVVAPGVIWIAALLAALFSLENLFRSDFDDGALEQMALSPHPLPLLVLARVLAHWLVSGLPLLLLAPLLALQLNLNAAAIQALLATLALGTPLLSLVGAIGVALTVGLRRGGMLLTLLVMPLYIPVLIFATNAVTAAGAGMPIEGQLYFLAALLALALTLAPLAVAAALRISLS, from the coding sequence ATGAACGGTACCCCCCACGCCATGGCCGCCCTGATCCGCCGCGACCTGCTGCTGGCCTTCCGCCACCGGGGCGAGCTGGCCAATCCGTTGCTGTTTTTCGCCATGATCGTCACGCTCTACCCCCTGGGCGTCAGCCCCGATCCCGAGCTGTTGCGCGTGGTGGCCCCCGGCGTCATCTGGATCGCGGCGCTTTTGGCGGCGCTGTTTTCCCTGGAAAACCTGTTCCGCTCCGACTTCGACGACGGCGCCCTGGAGCAAATGGCGCTCAGCCCTCATCCCCTGCCGCTGCTGGTGCTGGCGCGGGTGTTGGCCCACTGGCTGGTGTCGGGCCTGCCCCTGCTGCTGCTGGCGCCGCTGTTGGCCCTTCAGCTGAATCTCAACGCTGCCGCCATCCAGGCCCTGCTCGCCACCCTGGCGCTGGGTACGCCGCTGTTGAGCCTGGTGGGCGCCATCGGCGTGGCCCTCACGGTGGGCCTGCGCCGCGGTGGCATGTTATTGACCCTGCTGGTGATGCCGCTTTACATTCCGGTGCTGATTTTCGCCACCAACGCCGTCACCGCCGCCGGCGCCGGCATGCCCATCGAAGGGCAGCTGTATTTCCTGGCCGCGCTGCTGGCGCTGGCCCTCACCCTGGCACCGCTGGCCGTGGCGGCGGCGCTGCGCATTAGCCTGAGCTAG
- the ccmA gene encoding cytochrome c biogenesis heme-transporting ATPase CcmA, whose protein sequence is MPPAQLLVDNLECQRGDRVLFSGLNFQVEAGQLLLVEGENGAGKTSLLRLLCGLSRPAAGEVRWRGENIARHRAQFHNDMAYFGHHGGVKLELTALENLVAASALRRHVTVIEMEEALYQVGLGGFEDIPGRRLSAGQKQRLALARLLLSQATLWIMDEPFTALDVDGIALVGGLLERHAANGGLAVLTSHQPVELKTDLHRLRLG, encoded by the coding sequence ATGCCCCCCGCCCAACTGCTAGTGGACAACCTGGAATGCCAGAGGGGCGACCGCGTGTTGTTCAGCGGCCTGAATTTCCAGGTCGAGGCCGGCCAATTGCTGCTGGTGGAAGGGGAAAACGGCGCCGGCAAAACCAGCCTGCTGCGTTTGTTGTGCGGCTTGAGCCGGCCGGCGGCCGGCGAGGTGCGCTGGCGCGGCGAGAACATCGCCCGTCATCGCGCCCAGTTCCATAACGACATGGCCTATTTCGGCCACCACGGCGGCGTCAAACTGGAGTTGACCGCCCTGGAAAACCTCGTCGCCGCCAGCGCTCTGCGCCGCCATGTGACGGTGATCGAGATGGAAGAGGCCCTGTATCAGGTCGGCCTGGGCGGTTTCGAGGACATTCCCGGCCGGCGTTTGTCGGCCGGGCAGAAGCAGCGCCTGGCCTTGGCCCGCTTGCTGTTGAGCCAGGCCACGCTGTGGATCATGGACGAGCCGTTCACCGCGCTGGACGTGGACGGCATCGCTCTGGTGGGCGGACTGTTGGAGCGCCACGCCGCCAACGGCGGCTTGGCGGTGCTGACTTCCCACCAGCCGGTGGAATTGAAAACCGACCTGCACAGACTGAGATTGGGATGA
- the haoB gene encoding hydroxylamine oxidation protein HaoB: MTQRLRLFFGIALLLAGGAIVVLGLPDLPFFWHRPFSYSKQAELKPGDADFPKLESRYPLDKLTRYAITRDGGNALTLPVADYRDAQGQTRRAMVNLPTNAAVPGPTEAAQQLRHDIWARAAKSIASHVGPHALFLSWWDDGQRLHLLSGADSWGLLPDAEGWRDGHERQFWLELAGGRDDGQKQRQLARWLTMDAAQAVKEMAEAVPKDKDAYVLVTVDDLARLGEIENLAGVSLPLETQVFPSGENFHALIAQVKRWAGESERTGKDQNDKPAQQEEAASNYLVQQLPGVGVRAWRVADPKANDLLITRLLPFTGSLNRPLEGLQLVYQSEQAYLSVYRLAKSP, encoded by the coding sequence GTGACTCAACGACTTCGTTTATTTTTCGGTATTGCGCTATTGCTGGCGGGCGGCGCCATCGTCGTGCTCGGCCTTCCCGACCTGCCGTTTTTCTGGCATAGGCCGTTCAGCTACAGCAAGCAGGCCGAGCTGAAACCCGGCGACGCGGACTTTCCCAAACTGGAAAGCCGTTACCCGCTGGATAAGCTGACCCGCTACGCCATTACCCGCGACGGCGGCAACGCATTGACCCTGCCCGTGGCGGATTACCGCGACGCCCAGGGCCAAACGCGACGCGCCATGGTGAATTTACCGACCAACGCCGCGGTACCGGGTCCTACCGAAGCCGCCCAGCAGTTGCGGCACGACATTTGGGCCAGAGCGGCCAAGTCCATCGCCAGCCACGTCGGCCCCCACGCCCTGTTCCTCTCCTGGTGGGACGACGGACAACGCCTGCACCTGCTTAGCGGCGCGGACAGCTGGGGCCTGCTGCCCGACGCCGAAGGCTGGCGCGACGGGCACGAACGGCAATTCTGGCTGGAACTGGCGGGCGGCCGCGACGACGGCCAAAAGCAGCGCCAACTGGCGCGCTGGTTGACCATGGATGCGGCCCAAGCGGTCAAGGAAATGGCCGAGGCGGTGCCCAAGGACAAGGACGCCTATGTGTTGGTAACCGTGGACGACTTGGCCCGCCTGGGCGAAATCGAAAACCTGGCCGGCGTCAGCCTGCCCCTGGAAACGCAGGTATTTCCCTCGGGCGAGAACTTCCATGCCCTGATCGCCCAGGTCAAGCGTTGGGCGGGTGAAAGCGAGCGGACCGGGAAAGATCAAAATGACAAGCCCGCGCAGCAGGAAGAAGCCGCCAGCAACTACCTGGTGCAGCAACTGCCCGGCGTCGGCGTGCGCGCCTGGCGCGTCGCCGACCCCAAGGCCAACGACCTGCTCATCACGCGGCTGCTGCCTTTCACCGGCTCGCTCAACCGGCCGCTGGAGGGACTGCAGTTGGTATACCAGTCGGAACAGGCTTATTTGTCGGTTTACCGCTTGGCAAAATCGCCCTGA